The Carassius auratus strain Wakin unplaced genomic scaffold, ASM336829v1 scaf_tig00214857, whole genome shotgun sequence genome has a segment encoding these proteins:
- the LOC113093050 gene encoding uncharacterized protein LOC113093050, which translates to MVMFCCCYPSSTSALLLFLLSLTPLLALAGPALQQRSSVSSSINEALNLAKEDPGAAEGAAWTHRKVDSLLQKPLGQEHVSDMDSARSLALVLLEALDHPVREKMTQGDSEEGLAIEAMRKQGDLELDTEKLAEVVQQREENWGQEKPNDESESVKEDEVNTVEGTDGQSQSNVANPLQRKTRGYFQNIDLGLQDNEILPPLKGYKAYNQQLAHATKKLKWQEERTRNPSQLERNFMDDFDFVEEEEEILTRKEEEARAQAEQEEVRRQEAEAQEAREEEQRLADIASDMLLEYMGRKPKTSSYMSDMKVAALLNNVAEDKRSNEVEDNDDDDEMDPQTIDKLIEISSKLHLPADDVVEIISDVQEKKKKRKDLPPSNTPRFRPLVPLKAKPRPQAYQYPKSPKKSSYTVDPYKKWYKEKNKGKLSKQDYWFKPQKQFLAYPSFPYYQKPYRAYYPVFFPPPKPRFYTNPALSFDYNFGGSVGYGLKPPSRRYRDRPKARDWKWAQAPQRSQNPYPQPDTVIPNYILPHPRTYQALPMPKPRSPQGGRPPSYIYPPDYVYDEPESPQESDEELENFIEKIYYNRRLF; encoded by the coding sequence ATGGTCATGTTCTGCTGTTGCTACCCCTCCAGCACCTCAGCTCTCCTGTTATTCCTCCTCAGCCTCACCCCCCTGCTGGCCCTGGCTGGCCCTGCACTTCAGCAGAGATCTTCAGTCAGCAGCAGCATCAATGAGGCTCTCAACTTGGCAAAAGAGGACCCGGGGGCAGCAGAAGGAGCTGCTTGGACACATAGGAAAGTGGACAGCCTGCTCCAGAAACCCTTGGGACAGGAACATGTCTCAGATATGGACTCTGCCCGTTCTCTAGCCCTGGTTCTGCTTGAGGCTCTTGACCACCCAGTTAGAGAGAAGATGACCCAGGGGGATTCTGAAGAAGGACTCGCGATAGAGGCAATGAGGAAACAGGGAGACCTTGAGCTGGACACAGAGAAATTGGCAGAGGTAGTACAGCAAAGGGAGGAAAATTGGGGACAAGAAAAGCCAAACGATGAAAGTGAGAGTGTGAAGGAGGACGAAGTGAATACGGTTGAAGGAACAGACGGGCAGAGTCAGTCTAACGTGGCCAACCCCCTCCAGCGCAAAACCAGGGGCTATTTTCAAAACATTGACCTTGGGCTGCAAGACAATGAGATCCTCCCGCCTCTAAAAGGCTATAAAGCCTATAACCAGCAACTGGCCCATGCGACCAAGAAGCTTAAGTGGCAGGAGGAGCGAACGAGAAACCCATCTCAACTTGAAAGAAACTTCATGGATGATTTCGATTTtgtggaagaagaggaggagattCTGACCCGCAAGGAGGAGGAGGCACGGGCACAGGCAGAGCAGGAGGAGGTGAGGCGGCAGGAAGCCGAGGCACAGGAAGCGCGTGAGGAGGAGCAGAGATTGGCAGACATCGCCTCTGACATGCTTCTGGAGTACATGGGCAGGAAGCCGAAAACATCGTCCTACATGAGCGACATGAAGGTGGCGGCTCTTCTAAACAACGTGGCTGAGGACAAGCGCTCAAACGAGGTGGAGGATAACGACGACGATGATGAGATGGATCCCCAGACCATCGACAAGTTGATCGAGATTTCCAGCAAGCTGCACTTGCCTGCCGACGATGTGGTCGAAATAATCAGCGACGttcaggagaagaagaaaaagaggaaggaTTTACCCCCGAGCAACACCCCTCGTTTCCGCCCTCTAGTTCCTCTTAAAGCCAAGCCGAGGCCTCAGGCATATCAGTATCCTAAGTCACCTAAGAAATCCTCTTATACTGTCGATCCATATAAGAAATGGTACAAGGAGAAAAACAAAGGCAAGCTCAGCAAGCAGGACTACTGGTTTAAGCCGCAGAAGCAGTTTCTGGCCTATCCCTCGTTCCCCTATTATCAGAAGCCATATCGAGCCTATTACCCGGTCTTCTTTCCACCCCCCAAGCCACGGTTCTATACAAATCCCGCTCTGTCATTTGACTACAACTTTGGGGGCTCCGTGGGGTATGGTCTGAAGCCTCCAAGCCGTAGGTACAGAGACAGGCCCAAGGCAAGGGACTGGAAATGGGCACAAGCCCCACAACGCTCCCAGAACCCCTACCCACAACCAGACACTGTCATACCTAATTACATTCTCCCCCATCCCCGAACTTACCAGGCTCTCCCCATGCCCAAACCACGTTCTCCTCAGGGTGGGAGACCACCTTCTTACATCTACCCACCAGACTATGTGTACGATGAGCCGGAGTCTCCACAGGAGAGCGATGAAGAACTGGAGAACTTCATTGAGAAGATTTATTACAACCGTAGGTTATTTTAG